A part of Solibacillus sp. FSL H8-0538 genomic DNA contains:
- a CDS encoding glycosyltransferase produces MIFEDNTGKRWFKIKALFLIGLMLLLASLSTYVLNLYRIIDFPIINVINMHLFNVMKKLFISYLFITIIIGFLRMLIIFYFCFRQLRRQKIIREHHSVTKNFFKLYRPSVTVIIPVFNEEVVINRTIKGILKTRYYPLVEILVIDDGSTDQTVKIIEKEFANNRRVKLIKKNNGGKSSALNLGIQCAQGDIIITIDADTIIEKSTIAHLVSNFSDPRVAAVSGNCKVGNIKNQLTLWQHIEFVTSNNLDKRAFEELSCITVVPGSNSAWRKSVIEKIGYFHHDTLAEDTELTFRVLNAGHKIVYEDRALSYEESPETLKDFIKQRIRWSYGILQAAWKHKKNIITSSNKTLKYFAVPSLLFSYLLFLTSPLVDIIFIVSVLSGTTSIYLFALLFYLTDFLNSFIAFKVGKEKMKPLIWLFIQRIGYRYLLAYVTWKALISALRGESIGWNKLNRSGNNEYKS; encoded by the coding sequence GTGATATTTGAAGATAACACAGGAAAACGTTGGTTCAAAATAAAGGCCCTTTTTCTCATAGGATTGATGTTGTTGCTTGCATCACTTTCGACATATGTACTTAATCTATACCGAATTATAGATTTCCCAATAATTAATGTGATAAATATGCATTTGTTCAATGTGATGAAAAAGTTATTTATATCTTATCTATTTATTACGATCATAATTGGGTTTCTTCGCATGTTAATAATATTCTACTTTTGTTTTAGACAACTGAGAAGGCAAAAAATAATTCGAGAGCATCACAGTGTAACAAAGAATTTTTTCAAATTGTATAGACCAAGTGTAACGGTAATTATTCCCGTCTTTAACGAGGAGGTTGTTATTAATAGAACGATTAAAGGAATATTAAAAACACGGTATTATCCATTAGTTGAAATTCTTGTTATCGATGATGGGTCGACGGATCAAACAGTGAAAATCATTGAAAAAGAATTTGCCAATAATCGTAGAGTGAAATTAATTAAGAAAAATAATGGTGGCAAATCTTCTGCACTGAACTTAGGAATTCAATGTGCACAGGGCGACATTATTATCACCATTGATGCAGATACAATTATTGAAAAATCTACAATTGCTCATTTAGTCAGTAATTTTTCAGATCCTCGTGTTGCAGCTGTATCTGGAAATTGTAAGGTTGGGAACATTAAAAACCAATTAACGCTCTGGCAACATATCGAGTTTGTTACCTCAAATAATTTAGATAAAAGAGCGTTTGAAGAACTTAGTTGTATAACAGTTGTACCAGGATCAAATAGCGCTTGGCGTAAGAGTGTTATTGAAAAAATCGGGTATTTTCATCATGATACATTAGCAGAAGACACCGAACTAACATTTAGAGTCTTGAATGCTGGGCACAAAATTGTATATGAAGATCGCGCCCTTTCTTATGAGGAAAGTCCTGAAACATTAAAGGATTTCATTAAACAGCGGATTCGTTGGTCATATGGGATTTTACAAGCCGCCTGGAAACACAAAAAGAATATTATTACCTCTTCAAATAAAACACTAAAATACTTCGCAGTTCCAAGCTTGTTATTTTCATACTTACTTTTTTTAACTTCTCCTCTGGTAGATATCATTTTTATTGTTTCAGTTTTATCGGGAACAACATCAATCTATTTGTTTGCATTGCTTTTTTATCTGACTGACTTTTTAAACTCTTTTATTGCATTTAAGGTTGGCAAAGAAAAGATGAAGCCGCTTATATGGTTGTTTATCCAAAGAATAGGATACCGTTACTTATTAGCTTACGTTACATGGAAAGCTCTAATATCGGCCTTACGCGGTGAAAGTATAGGTTGGAATAAGTTAAATCGTTCAGGAAATAACGAATACAAATCTTGA
- a CDS encoding ABC transporter substrate-binding protein: protein MNYTYKKNCYKSIQVAVLGMSVLGLAACGATKEEAAPVVKETSSLTLKEIETKATEEGTINSVGMPDSWANWGETWNEVMTKYTLEHNDTDLSSAEEIAKMESEGENATADIGDVGIAFGPIAEQKELTLAYKTSYWDDVPAWAKDDNGDWVVGYQGTIAFFTNKELVDSPPKSWDDILKGDYKVTVGDVQRGAQNQMAVLAAAMAYGGDETNIQPGIDFFAKLAKQGRLSLTDAKPANIEKGEVEVALVWDFNALGYAEQISRDQFDVSIPSEGSVVSGYATIINKYAKHPHAAMATREYILSDEGQINLAKGFARPIRDVELPKEVAEKMVPEEQYKNAKPVEDYKSWEATAKTLPQIWQEEVLVHVK, encoded by the coding sequence ATGAATTACACTTACAAGAAGAATTGTTACAAGTCTATTCAAGTTGCAGTGTTAGGGATGAGTGTACTAGGATTAGCTGCTTGTGGAGCTACTAAAGAGGAGGCTGCACCAGTTGTTAAGGAAACAAGTTCGTTAACCCTGAAAGAAATTGAAACAAAGGCAACAGAAGAGGGAACAATTAATAGTGTCGGTATGCCTGATTCATGGGCTAACTGGGGCGAAACGTGGAATGAAGTGATGACAAAATATACATTGGAACACAATGATACAGATTTATCGAGTGCCGAAGAGATTGCCAAAATGGAATCTGAAGGAGAGAATGCGACAGCTGATATCGGCGATGTAGGGATTGCCTTTGGGCCAATCGCGGAACAAAAAGAATTAACGCTTGCCTATAAAACATCTTATTGGGATGATGTTCCTGCGTGGGCAAAAGATGACAACGGGGATTGGGTTGTTGGCTACCAAGGAACAATTGCATTCTTTACTAATAAAGAATTAGTAGATAGCCCGCCTAAATCTTGGGATGACATATTAAAAGGAGATTATAAAGTAACGGTTGGAGATGTTCAGCGTGGTGCACAGAACCAAATGGCCGTTCTTGCTGCTGCGATGGCTTACGGCGGTGATGAAACAAATATTCAACCAGGAATTGACTTTTTTGCGAAGCTTGCTAAGCAAGGTCGTCTAAGCTTAACAGATGCTAAACCAGCTAACATCGAAAAAGGGGAAGTGGAAGTTGCCTTAGTATGGGACTTCAATGCTCTTGGTTACGCTGAACAAATCAGCCGCGATCAATTTGATGTGAGCATTCCAAGTGAGGGTTCAGTAGTTAGTGGTTACGCAACAATTATTAACAAATATGCAAAACATCCTCATGCAGCGATGGCAACGAGAGAATATATTTTAAGCGATGAAGGACAAATTAACTTAGCTAAAGGATTTGCCCGTCCAATTCGTGATGTAGAACTTCCGAAAGAAGTAGCTGAAAAAATGGTTCCAGAAGAGCAGTACAAAAATGCAAAACCAGTTGAAGATTACAAATCGTGGGAAGCAACGGCTAAAACGTTACCACAAATTTGGCAAGAAGAGGTGTTAGTCCATGTCAAATAA
- a CDS encoding PIG-L deacetylase family protein, producing the protein MITSGLEKILIIAPHADDEVLGCGGLIEKACRYNNQVKVVVLSVGDIVFPHSNEKVLGTTRIKELEEALEVLGCSDFEVMYQDKDSLLDTIPKAEIIAKLDKILNDFIPTMVFIPLPSYHQDHVVLFETCFAALRPKPNRFIKLIAMYEYPLISWQYQKFWNTGELYLDLSNTIQKKVESYLKHKSQIRPHNHLISPESVIKWAEMRGLETGLAYAEKYYILRSHLL; encoded by the coding sequence ATGATTACGTCAGGATTGGAAAAAATCTTAATAATTGCCCCACATGCAGACGATGAAGTTCTAGGTTGTGGCGGACTAATCGAAAAGGCATGTAGATATAATAATCAAGTTAAAGTTGTTGTATTATCGGTTGGCGATATAGTTTTCCCGCACAGTAATGAAAAGGTATTAGGAACAACGCGAATAAAGGAACTAGAAGAAGCATTAGAGGTACTCGGATGTAGTGATTTTGAAGTAATGTATCAGGATAAGGATTCTCTTCTCGACACGATTCCGAAAGCTGAGATCATTGCAAAACTAGATAAAATTTTAAATGATTTTATTCCTACCATGGTATTTATCCCTCTCCCTAGCTACCACCAAGACCACGTTGTTCTATTTGAAACTTGTTTTGCAGCACTTCGACCAAAGCCCAACCGATTTATCAAACTGATTGCCATGTATGAATACCCACTTATTTCGTGGCAGTATCAAAAGTTTTGGAATACGGGGGAATTATACTTAGATTTATCCAATACCATTCAAAAGAAAGTAGAGTCGTATTTAAAGCATAAATCCCAAATTCGTCCTCATAACCATCTTATTTCTCCAGAAAGCGTAATAAAATGGGCTGAAATGAGAGGATTAGAAACCGGGCTGGCGTATGCAGAAAAATATTATATTTTGCGTTCCCATTTGCTCTAG
- a CDS encoding ABC transporter permease — protein sequence MKASLTFHKVIVGLLVIYLLIPLIGTFLFSIAGKWDHTILPESYTMKWYLELFQDERFYDAFRRTLFLIVMSVGLSVVIMLPTIFIITVYFSKWERLLQAAAMLPYGIPPIVGAVGLIKVYSDGPIQIAGTPWILIGAYFITILPFMYQGIRNSLRTLNAVQLVDAAELLGATKFQAFRTVVFPNIISGILVSTLLSVALLFSEFAMANLLVGGRFETIQIYLADKLNSSGHLTSAIVITYYSMILLLTGTVLKLTLKSEKNGVVSNKKRILSFLKKQNRHKNTAEEGEK from the coding sequence ATGAAAGCTTCATTAACTTTCCATAAAGTGATTGTTGGATTACTAGTTATATATTTATTAATTCCACTTATAGGAACATTTTTATTCTCAATTGCTGGTAAATGGGATCATACTATTTTACCTGAGAGTTATACAATGAAATGGTATTTAGAATTATTTCAAGATGAACGGTTTTATGATGCTTTTCGAAGAACGCTGTTTTTAATTGTCATGTCTGTAGGTCTTAGTGTTGTTATTATGCTACCAACTATTTTTATCATCACAGTATATTTCAGTAAGTGGGAAAGATTGCTACAAGCAGCAGCTATGCTTCCTTATGGTATTCCTCCTATTGTTGGAGCTGTTGGATTAATCAAGGTATATTCAGATGGACCGATTCAAATTGCCGGAACGCCTTGGATTTTAATTGGTGCTTATTTCATAACCATTTTACCATTTATGTATCAAGGTATTCGTAACAGTCTTCGTACGCTTAATGCAGTACAGTTGGTTGATGCAGCTGAATTACTAGGTGCCACAAAATTCCAGGCGTTTCGTACAGTAGTGTTCCCAAATATTATATCTGGAATTTTAGTGTCTACTTTATTATCAGTCGCTCTTTTATTTAGTGAGTTTGCCATGGCCAATTTGCTTGTCGGTGGCCGATTTGAAACCATTCAAATTTATCTTGCAGACAAACTAAACAGCAGCGGCCACTTAACAAGTGCAATTGTTATTACTTATTACTCAATGATTTTACTGTTAACGGGGACCGTATTAAAACTTACGTTAAAAAGCGAAAAAAATGGTGTCGTGTCAAATAAGAAGCGAATTCTTTCGTTTTTAAAAAAACAAAACCGTCATAAAAATACTGCTGAAGAAGGTGAAAAATAA
- a CDS encoding Zn-dependent hydrolase yields MKQITLNSKEFNQVLKNLQLENMSLTPSLQLKALEIVNSRVEITSDLIKDALNNVKI; encoded by the coding sequence ATGAAACAAATTACACTAAATTCTAAAGAATTTAATCAAGTTTTGAAAAACCTTCAGCTTGAAAACATGTCTCTCACTCCCTCACTTCAACTAAAAGCATTAGAAATCGTTAACTCGAGGGTAGAAATCACATCGGACCTCATTAAGGACGCTTTGAATAATGTCAAAATATAA
- a CDS encoding Fic/DOC family protein, translating to MSKYNEHHNDDYLLKHNLLGVTTFEKLAEAEAFVFSIRALQVEQQAYEIHSFTLNEFKLLHHHLFQDVYPFAGVFRDVQLMKGMTRFCQFQYIDLYAEDLFKQLQKEPIWTTLEEAAKRLAYYKAELNMLHPFREGNGRTTRIFIQKYAESQNIRWHYAKMERTIYIDAMIRSKGYLDKLESIFFKTIEFID from the coding sequence ATGTCAAAATATAACGAGCATCATAATGACGACTATTTACTAAAGCACAATCTGTTAGGTGTGACGACATTTGAGAAATTAGCGGAAGCTGAGGCATTTGTATTCTCCATTCGCGCTTTGCAAGTTGAACAACAAGCATATGAAATTCATTCTTTTACATTAAATGAATTTAAACTGCTACATCATCATCTGTTTCAAGACGTTTATCCGTTTGCAGGGGTTTTCCGAGATGTGCAGCTGATGAAAGGCATGACTCGTTTTTGTCAGTTCCAATATATTGATTTGTACGCAGAAGATTTATTTAAACAATTACAAAAAGAACCGATTTGGACTACCCTTGAAGAAGCAGCGAAAAGACTTGCTTACTACAAGGCCGAGCTTAATATGCTTCATCCATTCCGTGAAGGCAACGGCAGGACAACCCGTATTTTCATACAAAAATATGCCGAATCCCAAAACATACGATGGCATTATGCGAAAATGGAACGCACCATCTATATTGATGCGATGATTAGGTCAAAGGGCTATCTTGATAAACTCGAAAGTATTTTTTTTAAAACAATTGAATTCATAGATTAA
- a CDS encoding protoporphyrinogen oxidase yields the protein MLKKRMQVYISEQGEELALFEVEKAYAKKHNLLPQGVIAGRKHFQFEVLERCDKESEELIAEEEATFLATPIHYLKAHQNEFIYAATEELDRVRVDAFALEFDEEFEAYTALFAVQLQKKHKTDIQAHLLSSLDIERAKCSVAFNAQESLWEMNIALEAMDDFNDQLTLEQVYEILYTFVFRLIEKVEV from the coding sequence ATGTTGAAAAAACGAATGCAAGTCTACATTTCAGAGCAGGGGGAGGAGCTTGCGTTATTTGAGGTGGAGAAGGCATATGCAAAAAAGCACAACCTACTGCCACAAGGTGTAATAGCAGGGCGAAAGCATTTCCAGTTTGAAGTGTTAGAGCGCTGTGATAAGGAATCAGAAGAGTTGATTGCAGAGGAAGAGGCTACGTTTTTAGCGACACCGATACATTATTTAAAAGCGCATCAAAATGAATTTATTTATGCGGCGACAGAAGAGTTGGACCGCGTGCGTGTGGATGCATTTGCGTTAGAGTTTGACGAAGAGTTTGAGGCATATACTGCGTTATTTGCAGTGCAGCTACAAAAGAAACATAAAACAGATATTCAAGCGCATTTGCTATCTAGCTTGGATATTGAACGAGCGAAATGCAGTGTCGCATTTAACGCGCAAGAAAGTTTATGGGAAATGAATATCGCGCTTGAAGCGATGGATGATTTTAACGACCAACTAACATTGGAGCAAGTGTATGAAATACTATATACATTTGTATTCCGATTGATAGAGAAAGTGGAAGTGTAA
- a CDS encoding DeoR/GlpR family DNA-binding transcription regulator, giving the protein MSVLPEERKNEILKELNKTGKVKVMELVDQFNVSEETIRRDLMMLEEKRLLKKVYGGAIKTVFEFEEPPFTKRTTVNQEAKVKVGKKAVELISNGDVIIIDVGTTMLEFAQCIENKRDITILTNSLPVSSVLTESLNQNKFTGQILLLGGQIDPKQQSICGGLTEQMLNQFNIDKAFISAGGVSIQRGVSNYHLHETLVSRRMVEVSKQVILLTDYSKIGVDTFCKVCPLEKVDVIVCEQPFPEEWRNHLKLEKINMIQA; this is encoded by the coding sequence ATGTCTGTTCTACCTGAAGAAAGAAAGAACGAAATTTTAAAAGAACTGAATAAAACAGGAAAAGTAAAAGTCATGGAATTAGTTGATCAATTTAATGTTTCAGAGGAAACGATTCGACGCGATTTGATGATGTTAGAGGAAAAGAGACTTTTAAAGAAGGTTTACGGTGGAGCGATTAAAACAGTCTTTGAATTTGAGGAACCTCCATTTACAAAACGTACAACGGTGAATCAAGAAGCGAAAGTTAAGGTTGGCAAAAAAGCAGTAGAACTCATTTCTAACGGAGATGTGATTATCATTGATGTAGGGACAACCATGCTTGAATTTGCGCAGTGTATTGAAAATAAAAGAGACATTACTATTTTAACCAATTCTCTTCCTGTGTCGTCTGTGTTGACCGAATCGCTCAATCAAAATAAGTTTACAGGTCAAATTCTATTACTAGGTGGACAAATTGATCCAAAGCAGCAATCTATATGCGGCGGTCTCACTGAACAAATGTTAAATCAATTTAATATTGATAAAGCGTTCATTTCAGCTGGTGGCGTTTCTATTCAAAGAGGGGTTAGTAATTATCATCTACATGAAACATTAGTTTCACGCAGGATGGTCGAGGTATCAAAGCAAGTTATATTACTAACGGATTACTCTAAAATTGGTGTCGACACATTTTGTAAAGTTTGTCCTCTAGAAAAAGTCGATGTAATTGTCTGCGAGCAACCATTTCCAGAGGAATGGAGAAATCATTTAAAATTAGAGAAAATCAATATGATTCAAGCATAG
- a CDS encoding WbqC family protein, whose translation MKIAIHQPNYLPWIGYFDKLEQVDQFVLLDKAVHSKSGFIHRNKIKTPNGPLVLTVPLKNKEQPINELQIANNVNWPVSHWKAIEANYKKCPYWATYKDGFEQLYRSKWENVATLNITLIKHINALLNITTKILLESDFELDFGNGNTRNVNIVSHLGGDVYLSGVGARVYNDIREFHDNQIELVYQDFKHPEYPQRFGDFQPNLSIIDMLFNCGPETMEMIRKQRR comes from the coding sequence ATGAAAATAGCGATTCATCAACCGAACTATTTACCATGGATTGGGTACTTTGATAAGTTGGAACAGGTAGATCAGTTTGTACTATTGGATAAAGCAGTTCATTCAAAAAGTGGATTTATTCATCGAAATAAAATTAAAACGCCTAATGGTCCCCTAGTTCTAACTGTCCCTTTGAAGAATAAAGAACAACCAATTAACGAATTACAAATAGCGAATAATGTTAATTGGCCAGTTAGTCATTGGAAAGCAATCGAGGCGAATTATAAAAAATGTCCGTATTGGGCTACGTATAAAGATGGGTTTGAACAACTCTATCGCAGTAAGTGGGAGAATGTTGCTACGCTAAATATTACGCTTATTAAACATATCAATGCACTGCTAAATATTACGACCAAAATATTACTGGAATCTGATTTCGAACTAGATTTTGGCAATGGCAATACGAGAAATGTGAACATCGTATCCCATTTAGGTGGCGATGTTTATTTATCTGGGGTTGGCGCACGAGTTTATAATGATATACGTGAATTTCATGATAATCAAATAGAGCTTGTATACCAAGATTTTAAACACCCTGAATACCCTCAACGCTTTGGAGATTTCCAGCCTAATCTTTCAATTATTGATATGCTCTTTAATTGCGGTCCTGAAACGATGGAAATGATTCGAAAGCAAAGACGCTAA
- a CDS encoding alkaline phosphatase family protein, producing MSNKVIAIVVDGMRYDKACEALGYIQHLVETNQAALYKVKSELPSLSRPLYEVLLTGTPASVNGITSNQAVRLSTEKSLFHLTKENGLRNGTASYYWVSELYNRAPFHFIEDREQEDESKPIQYGKFYWDDDYPDSHVLMDAEALRRKYDPHFLYIHPLSVDVKGEIFGSESKEYREQILKMGSLLAQLLPIWIKEGYHILITSDHGMSETGNHGGITDGERDVPLFIISPKVEPGVYNDVVPQLAFAPLVCEFLNIEPSDKMISYQLPGL from the coding sequence ATGTCAAATAAAGTAATAGCAATTGTTGTTGATGGTATGAGATATGATAAAGCATGTGAAGCTCTTGGATATATTCAACATTTAGTTGAAACGAATCAGGCGGCACTTTATAAAGTAAAGTCGGAATTGCCGAGTCTTTCCCGCCCATTATATGAGGTGTTACTAACGGGTACACCAGCATCAGTGAACGGAATTACGTCTAATCAAGCTGTTCGTCTATCTACCGAGAAAAGTCTCTTTCACCTTACGAAAGAAAATGGCTTAAGAAATGGAACGGCATCGTATTACTGGGTAAGCGAACTGTATAATCGAGCGCCATTCCATTTTATTGAAGATCGTGAGCAAGAGGATGAGTCCAAACCGATTCAATACGGAAAATTTTATTGGGATGATGACTATCCAGACAGTCATGTGTTAATGGATGCAGAAGCTTTACGCAGAAAGTATGACCCACACTTTTTATATATCCATCCGCTTAGTGTAGATGTAAAAGGAGAAATTTTTGGTTCAGAATCGAAAGAATATCGTGAACAAATCTTAAAAATGGGGAGCTTGTTGGCACAACTTTTGCCAATTTGGATTAAAGAAGGCTACCACATTTTAATTACATCTGATCATGGCATGAGTGAAACTGGGAACCATGGCGGCATAACGGATGGTGAGCGTGATGTACCGCTCTTCATTATTAGTCCAAAAGTTGAACCTGGCGTTTACAATGATGTAGTTCCGCAATTAGCTTTTGCACCGCTCGTTTGTGAATTTTTGAATATTGAGCCGTCCGATAAAATGATTTCATATCAATTGCCAGGTCTTTAG
- a CDS encoding ABC transporter ATP-binding protein, with protein MSYVTIDQVIKGYENQVVLNNISINLKKGEFATLLGQSGCGKSTLLRAIAGLEEVDAGSILIDGKDITNLSPRQREVGMVFQSYALFPNMNVFDNIAYGLKMKKVKNIKSRVKKMIEMVDLIGKEESYPHQLSGGQQQRVALARALVMEPKVLLLDEPLSALDAKIRKSLQKELKRIQKELDITTIFVTHDQEEAMTMSDRIFVMNKGQVVQSGSPSEIYTSPVNTFVAKFIGNYNVCTMEVFRKLVRCTELKGNEVAIRPEVLQLVHVGEGSLDLQENWVIKGVIKDVSMIGNVLRYEVETEESSFYVDYLHHQGTMFEQGTRVQMFLPKKECIIL; from the coding sequence ATGAGCTATGTAACTATTGACCAAGTGATTAAGGGATATGAAAATCAAGTCGTTTTAAATAATATTTCTATAAATTTGAAAAAAGGTGAATTTGCTACACTTCTTGGGCAAAGTGGATGCGGAAAAAGTACATTATTACGTGCCATTGCAGGACTTGAGGAAGTTGATGCAGGAAGTATTTTAATCGATGGAAAAGATATTACTAATTTATCACCGCGTCAGCGTGAAGTTGGTATGGTGTTTCAGTCTTATGCGCTTTTCCCGAATATGAACGTTTTTGATAATATCGCATACGGCCTTAAAATGAAGAAAGTAAAAAATATTAAATCAAGAGTGAAAAAGATGATTGAGATGGTGGATTTAATAGGAAAAGAAGAGTCTTATCCTCATCAATTATCTGGTGGACAACAGCAGAGGGTTGCTCTTGCCCGTGCGCTTGTCATGGAGCCGAAAGTACTGCTTTTGGATGAGCCCTTAAGCGCATTAGATGCTAAAATTAGAAAAAGTTTGCAAAAAGAATTAAAGAGAATACAGAAAGAATTAGATATTACAACTATTTTTGTTACGCATGATCAAGAAGAAGCCATGACGATGTCTGATCGAATTTTTGTCATGAATAAAGGACAAGTTGTACAATCCGGTTCTCCATCGGAAATTTATACTTCTCCAGTCAATACATTTGTTGCAAAGTTTATTGGCAACTACAATGTTTGTACTATGGAAGTGTTCCGTAAACTCGTTCGTTGCACAGAATTAAAAGGAAATGAAGTGGCCATTCGTCCTGAAGTTTTACAATTAGTTCATGTTGGTGAGGGTAGCTTGGATTTACAAGAGAACTGGGTTATTAAAGGGGTTATTAAAGATGTTTCTATGATAGGGAATGTTTTAAGATATGAGGTAGAAACAGAAGAGTCCTCTTTCTATGTAGACTATCTTCATCATCAAGGAACAATGTTTGAACAAGGAACACGTGTTCAAATGTTTTTACCAAAGAAAGAGTGTATTATTTTATAA
- a CDS encoding DegT/DnrJ/EryC1/StrS family aminotransferase, whose product MPHNRPTLGQEEENMAINVLQSGWLAQGTAVERFENDMCDFLGLPQGSAVAVSSGTAALYLALVALEAKGTNIAFPAYSCSALRNATALAGGNPLLIDSRMDSPNMNIETIDHATNIAIIPHMYGLPQDFSKHPCKIRVIEDCAQALGASVNKTPVGLQGDAGVFSFYATKLITSGGQGGMVVSKDAAMIEALKDYRLFDRRSDAKIRFNFQMTDLQAAIGSAQLRQFSKFLKRRAEIFQQYQEANFPLLDASAGVQPVRFRAILRTTKQEDIIAALARHNVSAGVPLQDWELLGPKELYPAAYYWTQNTVSLPIYPSLTDEEVNLIINIVGNVL is encoded by the coding sequence ATCCCGCATAATCGTCCAACATTAGGGCAAGAAGAAGAAAATATGGCGATAAACGTTCTTCAGTCAGGATGGCTTGCCCAAGGAACTGCAGTGGAACGTTTTGAAAATGACATGTGTGACTTTTTAGGTTTACCGCAAGGCTCAGCAGTGGCCGTCTCAAGTGGAACTGCTGCACTCTATTTAGCGCTAGTAGCTCTTGAAGCAAAAGGAACGAATATTGCTTTTCCAGCCTATTCATGTTCTGCCTTAAGAAATGCAACTGCTTTAGCTGGAGGAAATCCATTATTAATCGATAGTAGGATGGATAGCCCGAACATGAATATTGAAACCATCGACCATGCAACAAATATAGCCATTATTCCACATATGTATGGATTGCCGCAGGACTTTTCAAAACACCCTTGTAAGATACGTGTAATTGAAGATTGCGCTCAAGCATTAGGAGCTAGTGTAAATAAAACTCCTGTTGGATTACAAGGAGATGCCGGTGTATTTTCATTTTATGCGACAAAGTTAATAACATCTGGTGGCCAGGGGGGGATGGTGGTGTCAAAGGACGCTGCCATGATTGAAGCCCTTAAAGATTATCGGCTATTCGACCGGAGATCCGATGCAAAAATCCGATTCAATTTTCAAATGACTGATTTACAAGCTGCCATTGGAAGTGCTCAGTTACGACAATTCTCAAAATTCCTGAAAAGAAGAGCCGAAATTTTCCAACAATATCAAGAAGCCAACTTCCCTTTACTCGATGCAAGTGCGGGCGTACAGCCTGTTCGTTTCCGCGCCATTTTACGGACAACGAAGCAAGAAGATATAATCGCTGCGTTAGCTAGGCATAATGTTTCAGCAGGTGTACCCCTTCAAGATTGGGAATTGCTCGGTCCAAAAGAACTCTATCCAGCTGCCTATTATTGGACTCAAAATACGGTTTCCTTGCCTATCTATCCTTCGCTTACAGATGAAGAAGTAAATCTAATCATTAATATTGTCGGAAATGTATTGTGA